One stretch of Streptomyces hygroscopicus DNA includes these proteins:
- a CDS encoding short-chain dehydrogenase — MQIDLSGRTALVTGSTQGIGFAIAAGLARAGARVAINGRRQESVEAAIQKLEEDTEGGSFIPAPGDITSDDGAREVTGAVPDADVLINNLGIFGATPALEISDDEWRRYFEVNVLASVRMIRSLLPGMKDRAWGRIVNVASDSAVVIPAEMIHYGMSKTALLAVTRGFAKEAAGTGVTVNSLIAGPTHTGGVEDFVYELVDPELPWDEAQREFMAKYRPQSLLQRLIEPEEIANMAVYLSSPLASATTGGAVRADGGYVDSILP, encoded by the coding sequence GTGCAGATCGACCTTTCCGGTAGGACCGCCCTGGTAACCGGCTCCACGCAGGGCATCGGATTCGCCATCGCCGCCGGCCTGGCGCGGGCGGGCGCCCGTGTCGCCATCAACGGGCGCCGACAGGAGTCCGTCGAGGCCGCCATCCAGAAGCTGGAGGAGGACACGGAGGGCGGCTCGTTCATCCCCGCCCCCGGCGACATCACGTCCGACGACGGCGCCCGTGAGGTCACCGGCGCCGTGCCGGACGCCGATGTCCTGATCAACAACCTCGGCATCTTCGGGGCCACTCCGGCGCTGGAGATCAGCGACGATGAGTGGCGGCGCTATTTCGAGGTGAACGTCCTGGCCTCCGTCCGGATGATCCGGAGCCTGCTGCCCGGGATGAAGGACCGGGCATGGGGCCGGATCGTGAACGTCGCCAGCGACTCCGCCGTCGTCATCCCGGCCGAGATGATCCACTACGGGATGTCGAAGACCGCGCTGCTCGCGGTCACCCGCGGCTTCGCCAAGGAGGCCGCCGGTACGGGCGTCACCGTCAACTCGCTGATCGCCGGGCCGACTCACACCGGCGGTGTCGAGGACTTCGTGTACGAACTGGTGGACCCTGAGCTGCCCTGGGACGAGGCCCAGCGGGAGTTCATGGCCAAGTACCGGCCACAGTCGCTGCTCCAGCGGCTGATCGAGCCCGAGGAGATCGCCAACATGGCGGTCTACCTCAGCTCGCCGCTCGCCTCGGCCACCACCGGCGGAGCCGTGCGTGCCGACGGCGGCTACGTCGACTCGATCCTCCCCTGA
- a CDS encoding methyltransferase type 12 translates to MSRTSDAPRTPAKPSRAETVAALRPGYQADLARGTGRFFEPRRTDCPWCGSTRLKRRLRTRDRYQSKPGRFALDACADCRHVFQNPRLNGDGLEFYYRDFYDGMGEIELGNLFAGRDKVYRRRAMFQEPSAEPPKTWLDVGTGHGHFPAVARTVFPATRFDGLDFTDGVELAERTGRIDRGIRGSFPELAEESLAGGYDVVSMFHYLEHSTDPRAELRAARRALRPGGHLLIEVPDPECWFARLLGRFWLPWLQPQHLHFLPVANLRKELDALGFTVVAEEHREPSDTVDLLGAVWLSLNAVIPPDDAPSLPRPPGRARWLLRCALLLAAVPALVLATALDRLLLKPLAGWGKVSNAYRVVARCDAPM, encoded by the coding sequence ATGAGCCGCACGTCCGACGCACCACGCACGCCCGCGAAGCCGTCGCGCGCCGAGACCGTCGCCGCGCTGCGCCCCGGCTACCAGGCCGATCTGGCGCGGGGCACCGGGCGGTTCTTCGAACCGCGCCGTACCGACTGTCCCTGGTGCGGCTCGACGCGGCTGAAGCGGCGGCTGCGCACCAGGGACCGCTACCAGAGCAAGCCGGGCCGCTTCGCGCTCGACGCGTGCGCCGACTGCCGCCACGTCTTCCAGAACCCCAGGCTGAACGGCGACGGCCTGGAGTTCTACTACCGCGACTTCTACGACGGGATGGGGGAGATCGAACTCGGCAACCTCTTCGCCGGGCGGGACAAGGTGTACCGGCGGCGCGCGATGTTCCAGGAGCCCTCCGCCGAGCCCCCGAAGACCTGGCTCGATGTCGGCACGGGACACGGCCACTTCCCCGCGGTGGCCCGTACCGTCTTCCCCGCCACCCGCTTCGACGGACTGGACTTCACCGACGGCGTCGAACTGGCCGAGCGGACGGGGCGCATAGACCGGGGCATCCGTGGCAGCTTCCCCGAGCTGGCCGAGGAGAGCCTGGCCGGGGGCTACGACGTGGTGAGCATGTTCCACTATCTGGAGCACAGCACCGATCCCCGCGCCGAACTCCGCGCGGCCCGGCGGGCGTTGCGCCCCGGTGGCCATCTGCTGATCGAGGTGCCCGATCCGGAGTGCTGGTTCGCCCGGCTCCTCGGCCGCTTCTGGCTGCCCTGGCTGCAGCCCCAGCATCTGCACTTCCTGCCGGTGGCGAACCTCCGGAAGGAACTGGACGCGCTCGGCTTCACCGTCGTCGCCGAGGAGCACCGCGAACCGTCCGACACGGTCGATCTGCTGGGCGCCGTATGGCTGTCACTGAACGCGGTCATCCCGCCTGATGACGCCCCTTCGCTGCCGCGACCGCCCGGCCGGGCGCGCTGGCTGCTGCGCTGTGCGCTGCTGCTCGCGGCCGTCCCCGCGCTGGTCCTCGCGACCGCATTGGACCGGCTGTTGCTCAAGCCGCTGGCGGGGTGGGGGAAGGTGTCCAACGCCTACCGGGTGGTGGCCCGGTGCGATGCGCCGATGTGA